Proteins encoded within one genomic window of Triticum aestivum cultivar Chinese Spring chromosome 2D, IWGSC CS RefSeq v2.1, whole genome shotgun sequence:
- the LOC123055253 gene encoding heat shock 70 kDa protein BIP5-like produces MARATTLLLGLLLAVLLLAATPAPSAAAAAKEKEKGSGSGNGGPVIGIDLGTTYSCVAVYRNGRVEIIANDQGNRITPSWVAFTDSGERLIGEAAKNQAAANPLRTVYDAKRLIGRQFVDAEVQRDMKLLPFKVVDKNGKPHVEVEVKAGDVRTLSPEEVSAMVLTRMKETAEAYLGEKVRDAVITIPAYFNDAQRQATKDAGAIAGLNVVRLINEPTAAAIAYGLDKVADGKERNVLVFDLGGGTFDVSVLALDGGVFEVLATNGDTHLGGEDFDQRVMDHFIRLVKRKHGVDISGDARALGKLRRECERAKRALSTQLQVRVEVESLADGVDLSEPLTRARFEELNADLFRKVMAPVKKAMADAGLAKGDVDEVVLVGGSTRIPKVQQLLRDYFGGKEPHKGVNPDEAVAYGAAVQGGIVRGDAKEVVVLDVTPLTLGIETAGGVMASVIPRNTPIPTKRAKMFTTYEDRQTTVTITVFEGERSMTKDNRLLGKFDLTGIAPAPRGTPQIEVTLEVDVNGILHVGAADKGTGRSEKIEISSAGRSISQEEIERMVQEAEEFAEEDRKVRDRVDARNKLEAYVYSARTTADGELGDKMDSGDREKVREAAREASEWLEANPEADKDDYAEKLKELEDVCSPAFAAAYGNAGGGHDDAAEEDNDHDEL; encoded by the coding sequence ATGGCTCGCGCGACAACGTTGCTGCTCGGGCTACTGCTCGCGGTGCTGCTCCTCGCGGCCACGCCGGCTCCATCGGCTGCCGCGGCggcgaaggagaaggagaagggctCCGGCAGCGGCAACGGCGGGCCGGTGATCGGCATCGACCTGGGCACGACCTACTCGTGCGTGGCCGTGTACCGGAACGGCCGCGTGGAGATCATCGCCAACGACCAGGGCAACCGCATCACCCCATCCTGGGTCGCCTTCACCGACTCCGGCGAGCGCCTCATCGGCGAGGCCGCCAAGAACCAGGCCGCCGCCAACCCGCTCCGCACCGTCTACGACGCCAAGCGCCTCATCGGCAGGCAGTTCGTCGACGCCGAGGTGCAGCGGGACATGAAGCTGCTGCCGTTCAAGGTGGTGGACAAGAACGGCAAGCCGCACGTCGAGGTGGAGGTGAAGGCCGGCGACGTGCGGACGCTCAGCCCGGAGGAGGTGAGCGCCATGGTGCTCACCAGGATGAAAGAGACTGCCGAGGCCTATCTCGGCGAGAAGGTCCGGGACGCCGTGATCACCATCCCGGCCTACTTCAACGACGCGCAGCGCCAGGCCACCAAGGACGCCGGCGCCATCGCCGGCCTCAACGTCGTCCGCCTCATCAACgagcccaccgccgccgccatcgcctacGGCCTCGACAAGGTGGCAGACGGGAAGGAGCGGAACGTGCTGGTgttcgacctcggcggcggcacCTTCGACGTGAGCGTGCTCGCGCTCGACGGCGGCGTCTTCGAGGTCCTCGCCACCAACGGCGACACCCATCTCGGAGGCGAGGACTTCGACCAGCGCGTCATGGACCACTTCATCCGGCTCGTCAAGCGGAAGCACGGCGTCGACATCTCCGGCGACGCGCGCGCGCTCGGCAAGCTCCGGCGCGAGTGCGAGCGCGCCAAGCGGGCGCTCAGCACCCAGCTCCAGGTCCGCGTGGAGGTAGAGTCGCTGGCCGACGGCGTCGACCTTTCGGAGCCGCTCACCCGGGCCCGCTTCGAGGAGCTCAACGCCGACCTCTTCCGCAAGGTCATGGCGCCCGTGAAGAAGGCCATGGCGGACGCCGGGCTGGCCAAGGGCGACGTCGACGAGGTGGTGCTGGTCGGCGGCAGCACGAGGATCCCCAAGGTGCAGCAGCTCCTCCGCGACTACTTCGGCGGCAAGGAGCCCCACAAGGGCGTCAACCCCGACGAGGCCGTGGCCTACGGCGCGGCGGTGCAGGGCGGCATCGTGCGCGGCGACGCCAAGGAGGTTGTGGTGCTGGACGTGACGCCGCTGACGCTGGGCATCGAGACGGCCGGCGGCGTGATGGCGAGCGTGATCCCCCGGAACACGCCGATCCCGACCAAGAGGGCCAAGATGTTCACCACGTACGAGGACAGGCAGACGACGGTGACCATCACGGTGTTCGAGGGCGAGCGGAGCATGACCAAGGACAACCGGCTGCTGGGCAAGTTCGACCTGACCGGGATCGCGCCGGCGCCGAGGGGCACGCCGCAGATCGAGGTGACCCTGGAGGTGGACGTGAACGGCATCCTGCACGTGGGGGCGGCGGACAAGGGCACCGGCCGGTCGGAGAAGATCGAGATCAGCAGCGCCGGCCGCAGCATcagccaggaggagatcgagcggaTGGTGCAAGAGGCGGAGGAGTTCGCGGAGGAGGACAGGAAGGTGAGGGACAGGGTGGACGCCCGGAACAAGCTGGAGGCCTACGTGTACAGCGCCCGGACGACGGCCGACGGCGAGCTGGGGGACAAGATGGACAGCGGCGACAGGGAGAAGGTCAGGGAGGCGGCGAGGGAGGCCAGCGAGTGGCTAGAGGCCAACCCGGAGGCCGACAAGGACGACTACGCGGAGAAGctcaaggagctggaggatgtctgCAGCCCAGCCTTCGCTGCCGCCTACGGGAACGCCGGCGGTGGCCATGACGACGCTGCTGAGGAGGACAACGACCACGACGAGCTTTAG